One genomic region from Magallana gigas chromosome 3, xbMagGiga1.1, whole genome shotgun sequence encodes:
- the LOC105318057 gene encoding tumor protein p63-regulated gene 1-like protein, producing MATNTETHNQVLSDEEQKTFSGATLQIDGVDNQTGHEPGVDFVGSGTNFNRNRPGSVYGRQSIRSTTSRTSVRPGFIKSDVESDTFFSYKEENFNRALETCKKTLKADIDGDFVGAWLLTCIDHWDNERERLLILTKNCMLIYKYDFIIHKMEDFKRVMLHLIDTICVGDFVYPPKSLMPPRQHGGIQVRWNKGEQPTWAQVWNPWCASIPWINLSHHPLLYNPKEYETAIYNVDEFYESLIQAISNSYKEKRPDAKITIVEGPILIESYASLSSMIYNQSGLGFNRDRKGISF from the exons ATGGCGACGAACACCGAGACGCATAACCAGGTTCTTTCAGATGAGGAACAGAAAACATTTTCAGGGGCAACGCTCCAAATCGACGGCGTTGACAATCAAACGGGACACGAGCCCGGTGTAGACTTTGTCGGGTCAGGTACAAATTTCAACAGGAATCGCCCCGGAAGTGTATATGGACGGCAGAGTATTCGGAGTACGACCAGTCGAACCTCTGTCCGGCCGGGGTTCATCAAGAGTGACGTGGAGTCAGACACTTTCTTCAGCTACAAG GAAGAGAACTTCAACAGAGCCCTTGAGACATGTAAGAAGACACTGAAGGCTGACATTGATGGTGACTTCGTCGGAGCCTGGTTGCTGACCTG CATTGACCACTGGGACAATGAGAGGGAAAGATTACTCATCCTGACCAAAAACTGCATGCTTATCTATAAGTATGATTTTATTATCCACAAGATGGAGGACTTTAAACGGGTCATGCTACACTTGATTGACACGATTTGTGTTGGAGACTTTGTGTACCCACCCAAGAGTCTGATGCC ACCAAGGCAACATGGTGGAATTCAGGTCAGATGGAACAAAGGAGAACAGCCGACTTGGGCCCAGGTGTGGAACCCCTGGTGTGCCAGCATACCGTGGATCAACCTGTCCCATCATCCTCTGCTGTACAACCCCAAGGAATACGAGACCGCCATTTATAACGTTGACGAGTTCTATGAGTCCCTGATACAAGCCATAAGTAACAGCTACAAAGAGAAGCGACCTGATGCAAAGATCACTATAGTGGAGGGGCCAATCTTGATTGAGAGCTACGCAAGTTTGTCATCCATGATTTACAACCAGAGTGGGCTTGGATTTAACAGAGACAGGAAAGGCATAAGCTTTTGA